In the genome of Cryptomeria japonica chromosome 8, Sugi_1.0, whole genome shotgun sequence, one region contains:
- the LOC131062647 gene encoding short-chain dehydrogenase TIC 32 B, chloroplastic, whose protein sequence is MRKGNECAKEQGKMASRMGFIDLVTGRRGASGFGSSSTAQQVSEGIDASKLTAIVTGGASGIGLETVRVLATQGAHVVIGARNLETAMAVKKDILCQIPGARIDILPLDLSSMESVRKFAYQFQALNLPLNILINNAGIMFCPFKLSEDGLEMHFATNHIGHFLLTNLLLDNMKKTAKETQVEGRIVNLSSIAHMLTYKDGMRFNRINDQSGYSDKKAYGQSKLANILHAYELSRRLKEEGAHVTVNSVHPGFIMTNLMRYSMTLMRFLKFFSGFLWKNVSQGAATTCYVALHPDLKGVSGKYFSDCNEATPSPFGRDKDLAKKLWEFSTKLVK, encoded by the exons ATGAGGAAGGGGAATGAATGTGCAAAAGAGCAGGGGAAAATGGCTTCCAGGATGGGGTTTATTGATCTGGTGACGGGAAGACGTGGCGCCAGTGGCTTTGGTTCTTCCTCCACTGCTCAGCAGGTGAGTGAGGGAATTGACGCTTCAAAGCTTACTGCAATTGTTACAGGGGGTGCCAGTGGAATAGGGCTGGAGACGGTCAGAGTTCTGGCAACGCAGGGAGCGCATGTAGTGATAGGCGCCCGGAACCTTGAGACGGCGATGGCTGTGAAAAAGGATATCCTTTGTCAAATTCCGGGTGCTCGGATTGATATTTTGCCACTTGATTTGTCTTCGATGGAGTCTGTCAGAAAGTTTGCTTATCAGTTTCAAGCCTTGAATCTGCCTCTCAACATCTTAAT AAATAATGCCGGCATCATGTTCTGCCCCTTTAAGCTTTCAGAAGATGGTTTGGAAATGCATTTCGCCACCAATCACATAG GCCATTTCCTGTTGACGAATCTGCTACTTGACAACATGAAAAAGACAGCGAAAGAGACGCAGGTGGAAGGACGGATTGTCAACCTTTCATCTATTGCGCACATGCTCACTTACAAGGATGGAATGCGCTTCAATAGGATAAACGACCAGAGTGG ATATTCAGACAAGAAGGCGTATGGACAATCCAAATTAGCCAACATTTTGCATGCATACGAGTTGTCACGCCGACTAAAG GAGGAAGGCGCACACGTCACTGTAAATTCAGTTCATCCTGGGTTTATCATGACCAATTTGATGCGATATTCTATGACTCTAATGA GATTTTTGAAGTTCTTTTCTGGTTTCTTGTGGAAGAACGTTTCCCAG GGAGCTGCCACAACATGCTATGTTGCTTTACATCCAGATCTTAAGGGAGTCAGTGGCAAGTACTTTTCAGACTGCAACGAGGCCACGCCAAGCCCATTTGGAAGAGACAAAGATCTTGCAAAGAAGCTTTGGGAGTTCAGCACTAAGCTTGTCAAATGA